GCGGACGACGCGCTCAACGTGGCGGGGCGGAAGGTCGGTCCCGCCGAAATAGAAGGCGTCCTCACCGAGCACGAGGCAGTGAACCAGGCGGCCGCGGTGGGCGTGCCCGACGACACGACGGGCACGGCGGTGGTGGCGTACGTCATGCTCGAACCAGACCACGAGGCGAGTGATGGCCTCCGAGACGAACTGTCGGCGCTCGTCGGCGAAGAACACGGCAAGCCGTTCCGGCCGCGAGAGATCCTCTTCGTCTCCGCGCTCCCGAAGACCCAGTCGGGGAAGATCATTCGCCGAGCGATCTCGTCGGTCTACCAGGGCGAAGAGCTCGGAGACATGTCGAGCATCGAAAACCCCGACGCCTTAGAGGAACTTCGGGACGCCGCCTGACCGCTCCGTGAGCCCGGTTCGTTTTCTCGCACGACGCACGACGAGCGCCAGGAGGAGAGCCGTGGAGACAAAGAACAGCGAAGTCGAAGCGTGTGGGGTCAGTCCGAGCGTTCGGCGTACGGCGTGATTCCGGCGGCCTCCATCCGCTCGTGGAACCGTTTTCGTCTCGCTCTTCGCTCCGCGTCCGACATGCGGTCGTTGGTCCAGATCTTCGCGCTCGTGTCCTGGTGGACCTCGCAGGTGTCGACCTCTGGCAGCGACTCGACGCGCTCGCACACCTCGTCGTCGATGTCGAGGAAGTACGTACAGCGCTGTGAGGTCAGGAGGAGCGTGATCTCGACCGCGGAGCCGTCGACCTCGATGGACTCCACGAGACCGAGGTCGACGATGTTGATCGGATGCTCGCTCATGCAACTACAGGGGTCGAGCACCTCACTCAACTTCGCTTTGATCCGGCTCTTGCGCTCGTCGTCGAACTCCGTCTCCGGGGTGACGTGCGTGGGCGGGTCCGAACTCGCGTACGGGTCGGTGTACGTCGACATGGTTCTCAGTCGTCGGCGGAGGCCGCCACGTCGACGTCGTAGGTCGACCACGGTTCGGCCGGGAAGTCGTTCGTCTCCTCGCGTTCTTGCCGAAGCTGGTCCCACTTGTCGCCCTCGATGTCCTTTTTGATCTGCTCTGGGTCTTTGTCCAGAAGCCGCAGGGCGTTTTTACCGAGGATATTCTCCTTGTCCTCCTGGCTCACCGTGGGGTAGTCGTACTCCTCGACGAGATCCTCGGGCATCTCGAAGTTCCAGATCCCCTCGATGGGCGGCTGGGGGTGCAGCGCCGTCGCGCCGCCGGCGTAGACGATGCGGTCGGGGCCGGCCCAGTAGAGCATCTCGCCCAGTGCCTTGGCGAACTTCCGCGGGCGAGTGTTGACGAGACACGCCGTGTTCTCGAGGTTGGCGTAGACGTTCTTGTGGCTCGCCATCGCGAAGACGGTCTCCTCGATGAACGAAAAGCCCGCGTGGATGATCTCGAAGTTCAGGTCGGGGAAGGAGTTCGCGGCGTCCTCGACGTCGCCGGGTTTGAAGTACCGGACGGGAGCGGTCGCGAACGGGATGAACTTGTGGATCGCCAGCGTGTCGACCTCCGAGTCGGCGATTCGCTCCAGAAGGGGCCAGACGGCGTCCTCGGTCAACTGGAGCGAGAGATCGTTGCCGTTCTGGTACCGCGCGGGGTAGAACTTGATCCCCTCGACGCCGTCCTTGGCCGCGAACTCCTCGATCTGATCCCCCGCGTCGTCCTCCAGCGGGTTGATATCGACGTACATCGACACGCGCTCGGGGTTCTGTTCCATGAACTCGAACCCCTTCTCGCGGGAGACGTAGCCGTCGTGGAAGTAGTCGTCCAGCGGCAGGGAGTGGTACACCGAGTAGTCGATCTGACTCTCCAAGAAGAGCAGTCGTGCGAGTTCCTCGGGCTGGTGGTCGCGGTAGAACACCTCCTTGGAGGGGACGTAGCCGTCGGGGAGGAGTTTCTCGCCGAGCTCGAACGTCTCGTCGTCCCACCGCTGTGCGTGGGGGTGTTTGTGATTCTCCGGGGTGTGGTTGAAGCAGTGTGACACGGAGTCAACCACGAGTGAGCCACTATCTAACATCTCACTGTGTACGTCCAGAGAGCTATTATTAAACATTTGGGTCTTCGTGCGCCGCGCACGCGAGGGGGTCTGCGAGTCAGTGTATTGAGAGGCGCAGCACGTCACGGTTGGGGGTGTCGAATCGACAGGAGCGGAGCCGAGTCAGCACGAAGACCGGACAGTCGCTCTGTTCGATCCGCCTCGTCCGTCGTTCCGGTGCCAACGACGACCACTGACCCGTCCACGGGACTCCCCCCGCAGCGACCGAGAAACACTTAATTGGGACGGAAGACCACGGTAGTCTGTTATGTCCGAGCGACTGCGGGGGAAAACAGCACTGGTCACTGGCGGATCGTCCGGTAACGGCCGAGCGATCGCGCGACGGTTCGCCGAGGAGGGTGCGAACGTCACCGTCGCCGACGTCCGTGAGGATCCGCGAATGGGCGGCGAGCCGACACACGAACTCGTCGAACGCGAGGGGGGAGCAGCGCAGTTCGTCGAGTGCGACGTGAGTTCGATCGCGGACCTCCGGGCAGCGGTCGACACCACCGTCGAGGCGTACGGATCGCTCGACGTGATGGTCAACAACGCCGGCGTCGAGCGCCAACTGGCGCTCGAGGAGGTGACCGAGGAGGACTACGAGTGGTTGATGGAGATCAACCTCAAGGGCGTCTACTTCGGGAGTCAGGCCGCCGTCGAGGTGATGTGCGAGCAAGCCGAGGGCGGGAGCATCGTCAACATGTCTTCGATCGCAGGGATACGCGGGCTGGCGAACTCCTCGCTGTACTGCACCTCGAAGGGTGGTGTGACGAACCTCACGCGGCAGTTGGCGGTCGAACACGGCCCGGCCGGGGTTCGCGTCAACGCGCTGAACCCGGGGTTCATCGAGACGGCGATGACCATGGAGGACGGCGAGACGGCGGGTGGGATCCTCGACCAGACCCCGTTGGGTCGCGCCGGCCAACCCGAGGAAGTCGCCGAGGCGGCGCTGTATCTCGCGAGCGACGAGTCGTCGTTCGTCACCGGGCACAACCTCGTCATCGACGGCGGGTTCACCGCGTAACCGACGGCGGATCGCGACTCCCCCGAAGGTGTCGTGAGCAACGTTTATCACTTCGTGGGAGCGACCTGTGAGCGTATGCTCCACGCAGAGGGACCCCTCTTGACGGTCGATGTCGGCGACCGTTCCACCGAGACGACCGAGATCGACGCCGTCCACGAGACGTTCATCGGTGGCCGCGGCGTCGCCACACGACTCGCCCACGACCGCATCCCCTTCGACGCCGATCCCTCCGGGGCGGAGAACCGGATCTACTTCACCACCGGCCCGATGCAGGCGTCGAACATGTCCTTTACTGGGCGGATGAACTGCACGAGTGTCTCCCCACTGACCGGGGGACTGCTCTCGTCGAACGCCGGCGGCTTCATGTCCCGCAACTTCGCCGCGACGGGCTACGGCGCGGTCGAACTCGTCGGCGCGAGCGACGACCTCGTCGTGGTCCACGTCACCGACGACGGGGTGGAGTTCGAGCCGGTTCCCGACCTCGCGGGAGCGACCGTCCCCGAGACCGTCGAGTACGTCGAATCAGAACACGATCTCGAACACGACCACGTCGCCTGCATCGGGCCGGGTGGCGAGAACGAGGTCCGCTTCGCCTGTATCATGACATCCGAGTCCCGCGCGTTCGGTCGCGGGGGCCTCGGGGCGGTGCTGGGCGCAAAGAACGTCAAGGCGATCACGTTCGATGGCGACTCCGCGCCCGAAATCGAGATCCCGCCGATTCAGATGGACGTCCACCGCGACGCGGCGACCGCCGACCACATCATGAAGCGGCAGGGGACGACGTCGGTGACGGACCTCGCCAACGAGGTGAGCGCGCTGCCCACGAGATACTTCTCCGAACTCCAGTTCGAGGGGGTCGAAGGGATCAACGGCGATCGGGTCGAGGAGAAGAAGTTCGAGAAGGGGACCTGTTCGGCGTGTGCGTTCGCCTGTAAGCTCCCGACGAAGGACGACGAGCGGGGCGTCGAGACGGAAGGACCGGAGTTCGAGACGGTGATGTCGTTCGGGTCGAACGCCGGCGTCGACGACATCGTCGACGTGATGCAGTCGAACGAGCTGTGCGACCGCTACGGATTAGACAGCATCTCTTGTGGCAACGTCGTCTCGGCGTATCTCGCGAGCGAGGAGGAGTTCGGGAACACCGAGCTGATCTTCGAAACAGTGGAAAAAATCGCCCACCGCGAGGGCATCGGTGATCTCCTCGCGGAGGGCATCGACGACTTCCATCAAGAGTTAGGTGTCGAGAACTGGACGGTCAAGGGGCTCGACTTCGCCGCCCACGACGGTCGGACCCTGAACGGTCAGGGGCTGTCGTACGCGACGGCCACCCGGGGCGCAGATCACATGTTCACCACGATGTACGCCTGGGAGTACCCGCTCGTCGACAAGGACGAGGCGTACGACCCAACGGGGCTGGACGGAAAGCCCGAGATGGTCATCGAGCAGGAGAACGCCCGCGCGCTGGAGGACTGCGGCATCATCTGTCGGTTCTCGCGGAGTTTCATGACGCCAGAACGCCTCGAAGGCCTGTTCGAAGCCGACTACGAGGCGCTCTTGGGGGTGGGTTCGAAGGTCGTCGACCTCGAACGACATTTCAACAACCAGCGCGGTGTCGACCGCGCGGACGACACGCTTCCCTACGAGTTGCCGGAGTTCGAGACGGCCCTCGACGAGTACTACGAACGACGTGGCTGGACCGACGAGGGGACCGTGCCCTCGAACAAGGTAGACGTCGCCGCGAGCGCCGACTGACCGCCCACGCCGGTTCCGCCTTTATTGCTGTTTTCGGTTCCGTTCCCGGTACTCGCTACCGGTTCGAGGTCAGTGGACCACCGTCGTCGGACACTCGGAGCGACGGACGACCTGTTCGGCCACGCTCCCGAGGAGGACGCGTGCAACGCCCGTTCGGCCGTGGCTGCCCATCACGATCTGATCGATATCGTGCTCGTCGGCGCAGTCGAGGATCTCGCCGGCGGGTTTGCCATCTCTGGTGACTGTCGTCACGGAGACACCGTGTTCGTCCGTACGTTCTTTCGCCTCGGCGAACAGCTCCTCGGCGTCCTCGGTCGCCTTCTGGTACCAGCCTTCCAGCCGCCCGCGGCCGCCGCGGCCGGGGTCGGTGATGGACTCGCTGTAGTCGATGACGTGGACGAGGACGAACTCGTCGTCGTCGTGGACCGACAGGGCGTACTCGAGCGCGTTCTGTGCCTGTGGTGAATCGTCTAGCGCGACTAGTGTGCGTCCCATATCGAGCCGTACGCTACTAGGGAGCATGAAAGTGCGGGTCCGGCAGCGGTGGAGACGGAAAGCAACCGGAAACCGAACGCCGAGACGCGCTACTTCACGACGTCGATCTTCTCGCGGTCGATCGAGAGCGCCACCGCCGCGACGACCACGAGCCCCAGGATGATCTCCTGGACGAACGAGTCGATGCCGAGCAGGTTCATGCCGTTGTTCAGGACCGCGATGACAAGCACACCCAGAATGGTGCGGTGGGGCCCGCCGACGCCGCCGGTCAGCGCCGTCCCGCCCATGACGATTGCGGCGATGCTGGGCAGGAGGAGCCCGCTCCCGATGTTCGGCGAGGCCGACGAGATGCGCAGCGTCAAGAGGACGCCGGCGGTGCCACAGAGCAGCCCCGACAGCACGAAGGGGTAGATCTTGTAGCGGTCGACCTTTGCTCCCGCGAGTTCGACGACGCGCTCGTTCTCGCCCAGCGCGAAGCAGTACCGGCCGAACTTCGTCCGGAAGGCCAGGACGATGGTGGCCACGTAGATGAGCAACCCCCAGAGCACGAGGTTGGGGATGCCGAGGACGTCCCCGGTCGAGATGGTGCGGATAGCGGGGTTCCGGAAGGTGATGGTCGAGCCACCGGTGATGATCTTCCCGACCCCGGCCATCACCGAGAGCGTCCCGAGCGTGACCAGGAACGAGGGCACCTTGAGCTTCGTGAAGACGATGCCGTTGAACAGGCCGGCGAGCATCCCGACGCCGATGGCGAGTGGGATGGCCAAGAGGCCCAGACCGAACTGCGAGATCAGGACGACGGTCACGACGCCCGTCAGCAGTACGACCGACTCGACCGAGAGGTCGATGCTCTGCTGGAGGATGGGGAAGGTCCCCGCCAGTGCCACCAAGAGCAGCGTGACGGCGTTCTTCGCGACGTTGTCGAGCAGGTTGCCCTCGGTGAAGAAGCGCTCCGTCGTGAACGTGAAGACGATCATCAGCCCGAACAGCATGACGAACGGGCCCAGATCCTGGATCCAGTCGTGGAGGGTGCGCTGCTCTCGTTGGTCGGTGATCCACTCGCTGACGCTACTCGTACTCATTATCAGATCATCTCCTGTATCAGGTCCTCTTCGGTCGGTTTGTTGCCCGGCGAGGCGTCGAATGGTTCGCCGACGAACTCGCCTTTCGCCATCACGGCGATTCGGTTGGACATGCCGATGACCTCGGGTAGTTCGTCGCCGATGAAGACGATCGAGACGCCCTGCTCGGTCAGTTCACGGCAGAGACGGTACACCTCCTCCTTGGCACCGACGTCGATGCCCCGAGTCACGTTGTCCATCACGAGCACCGGGGTCTCCTGGGCCAGCCAGCGGGCGATGACGACCTTCTGCTGGTTCCCGCCGCTCAGGCCGTGTACCAGCGCGTTGGGGCCCGGCGTCTTGATAGCGAGCTCTTCGATGGCGTCGAGGGTCGCCTCCTTCTCCGCATCCAGGTCGAGCAACGGCACGTTGCCGTTCATGTCCCGAACCATCGCCAGAGAGGTGTTGACCAGCACCGACTGGTAGAGCAGCAGGCCCTCTGACTTCCGGTCTTTCGGGATGTAGCCGACGCCCGCGTCGACCATGTCCGAGACCGTCGGGTTCTGCAGGGCGGTGCCGTCGACGGAGACCGAGCCCTGCGTCATGTCGAGGTCGCCGGCGAGCAACCGGCCGAACCGCTGCTTACCCGAGCCCTCGACGCCGACGATGCCGAATATCTCGCCTTCACGGAGGGAGAAAGAGAGTGGGCCGACGGTGTCTTCGTGCGCCACCCCGTCGACGGTCATCGCCGTCTCACCGAGGTCGGCCTCGCGCTGCTGGTCGGGGACGCGGTAGTACTCGTCGGCGGTCTCCCGACCGACCATCGCCTGCTGCAGTGAGTCCGTGGTGGCTTCGGCCGCGGTGGTGGCGTCGACGCGCTCCCCGTCCTTGAGGACGTAGATCCGGTCGGATATCTGCAGCACCTCGTCGAGTTCGTGGGAGACGAAGACGAACGTCGCCCGCTCTCGCAGGTCGTCCACGAGGTCGAAGAGGATCTTCCGGCCGCTCTCTTCGAGTCCGGCCGTCGGCTCGTCGAGCAGGATGACGGGGTTCTCGGACTTCTGGGAGACGTGGAACGCCTTCGCGATCTCGAGCATCTGGCGCTCGTTGAACGTGTAGTTGCGCACGCGCTCGTCCACGTCGATGTCGATGCCCAGGTCGTCGACGAAGGCCTGGGCTTCCTCGCGCATCCGGTCCTTCTCGAGCACCCCGAATCGCTCCATCTCCCGCCCGAGATAGAGGTTCTCGTACCCCCGCATGGTCGTGATGACGTCCTGCTCCTGGTGGACGAGCGAGACGCCGTAGTTCGCCGCTTCACGCGGATTCGTGAACGTGACCGATTCCCCGTCGACGTACAGCTGCCCCTCGTCGGCCTGCAACACGCCGGTCAGGATGTTCAACAGCGTGCTCTTGCCCGCGCCGTTCTCCCCGACCAGGCCGATGACCTCGCCGTGGTCGACCGCCAGCGACACGTCTTTGAGGGCCTGCACGTGGCGGAAGGATTTCGAGATGCCCTCGACGCGGAAGCTGTGGTCGCCCTCACTCTCGGGCCTGGCCCGGTCCGCGTCCATCGCGTCGGTGTGTGTTTGTGGTCCCATGGGGGTGTACAGTGAGCGTTATTTGAGCGGGTTGTTCTGGAAACGATCAACGTACAGCTGGGTCGTCTCCTC
This Salinigranum marinum DNA region includes the following protein-coding sequences:
- a CDS encoding metal-sulfur cluster assembly factor — translated: MSTYTDPYASSDPPTHVTPETEFDDERKSRIKAKLSEVLDPCSCMSEHPINIVDLGLVESIEVDGSAVEITLLLTSQRCTYFLDIDDEVCERVESLPEVDTCEVHQDTSAKIWTNDRMSDAERRARRKRFHERMEAAGITPYAERSD
- a CDS encoding amidohydrolase family protein; amino-acid sequence: MLDSGSLVVDSVSHCFNHTPENHKHPHAQRWDDETFELGEKLLPDGYVPSKEVFYRDHQPEELARLLFLESQIDYSVYHSLPLDDYFHDGYVSREKGFEFMEQNPERVSMYVDINPLEDDAGDQIEEFAAKDGVEGIKFYPARYQNGNDLSLQLTEDAVWPLLERIADSEVDTLAIHKFIPFATAPVRYFKPGDVEDAANSFPDLNFEIIHAGFSFIEETVFAMASHKNVYANLENTACLVNTRPRKFAKALGEMLYWAGPDRIVYAGGATALHPQPPIEGIWNFEMPEDLVEEYDYPTVSQEDKENILGKNALRLLDKDPEQIKKDIEGDKWDQLRQEREETNDFPAEPWSTYDVDVAASADD
- a CDS encoding SDR family oxidoreductase is translated as MSERLRGKTALVTGGSSGNGRAIARRFAEEGANVTVADVREDPRMGGEPTHELVEREGGAAQFVECDVSSIADLRAAVDTTVEAYGSLDVMVNNAGVERQLALEEVTEEDYEWLMEINLKGVYFGSQAAVEVMCEQAEGGSIVNMSSIAGIRGLANSSLYCTSKGGVTNLTRQLAVEHGPAGVRVNALNPGFIETAMTMEDGETAGGILDQTPLGRAGQPEEVAEAALYLASDESSFVTGHNLVIDGGFTA
- a CDS encoding aldehyde ferredoxin oxidoreductase family protein, translated to MLHAEGPLLTVDVGDRSTETTEIDAVHETFIGGRGVATRLAHDRIPFDADPSGAENRIYFTTGPMQASNMSFTGRMNCTSVSPLTGGLLSSNAGGFMSRNFAATGYGAVELVGASDDLVVVHVTDDGVEFEPVPDLAGATVPETVEYVESEHDLEHDHVACIGPGGENEVRFACIMTSESRAFGRGGLGAVLGAKNVKAITFDGDSAPEIEIPPIQMDVHRDAATADHIMKRQGTTSVTDLANEVSALPTRYFSELQFEGVEGINGDRVEEKKFEKGTCSACAFACKLPTKDDERGVETEGPEFETVMSFGSNAGVDDIVDVMQSNELCDRYGLDSISCGNVVSAYLASEEEFGNTELIFETVEKIAHREGIGDLLAEGIDDFHQELGVENWTVKGLDFAAHDGRTLNGQGLSYATATRGADHMFTTMYAWEYPLVDKDEAYDPTGLDGKPEMVIEQENARALEDCGIICRFSRSFMTPERLEGLFEADYEALLGVGSKVVDLERHFNNQRGVDRADDTLPYELPEFETALDEYYERRGWTDEGTVPSNKVDVAASAD
- a CDS encoding universal stress protein, whose protein sequence is MGRTLVALDDSPQAQNALEYALSVHDDDEFVLVHVIDYSESITDPGRGGRGRLEGWYQKATEDAEELFAEAKERTDEHGVSVTTVTRDGKPAGEILDCADEHDIDQIVMGSHGRTGVARVLLGSVAEQVVRRSECPTTVVH
- a CDS encoding ABC transporter permease, encoding MLFGLMIVFTFTTERFFTEGNLLDNVAKNAVTLLLVALAGTFPILQQSIDLSVESVVLLTGVVTVVLISQFGLGLLAIPLAIGVGMLAGLFNGIVFTKLKVPSFLVTLGTLSVMAGVGKIITGGSTITFRNPAIRTISTGDVLGIPNLVLWGLLIYVATIVLAFRTKFGRYCFALGENERVVELAGAKVDRYKIYPFVLSGLLCGTAGVLLTLRISSASPNIGSGLLLPSIAAIVMGGTALTGGVGGPHRTILGVLVIAVLNNGMNLLGIDSFVQEIILGLVVVAAVALSIDREKIDVVK
- a CDS encoding sugar ABC transporter ATP-binding protein, which encodes MGPQTHTDAMDADRARPESEGDHSFRVEGISKSFRHVQALKDVSLAVDHGEVIGLVGENGAGKSTLLNILTGVLQADEGQLYVDGESVTFTNPREAANYGVSLVHQEQDVITTMRGYENLYLGREMERFGVLEKDRMREEAQAFVDDLGIDIDVDERVRNYTFNERQMLEIAKAFHVSQKSENPVILLDEPTAGLEESGRKILFDLVDDLRERATFVFVSHELDEVLQISDRIYVLKDGERVDATTAAEATTDSLQQAMVGRETADEYYRVPDQQREADLGETAMTVDGVAHEDTVGPLSFSLREGEIFGIVGVEGSGKQRFGRLLAGDLDMTQGSVSVDGTALQNPTVSDMVDAGVGYIPKDRKSEGLLLYQSVLVNTSLAMVRDMNGNVPLLDLDAEKEATLDAIEELAIKTPGPNALVHGLSGGNQQKVVIARWLAQETPVLVMDNVTRGIDVGAKEEVYRLCRELTEQGVSIVFIGDELPEVIGMSNRIAVMAKGEFVGEPFDASPGNKPTEEDLIQEMI